The Anaeromyxobacter diazotrophicus genome includes the window GCCCGAGTCGCTCCAGCCGGTCGCCCGCGCGGCGCCGGGCAGCCGCATGCTCGTCGCCGCCTACCTGGGCACCACCCGCCTCATCGACAACGCGGCCCTGCCGTGACCTTCGACGCCCGGCGCGCCGCGGGGTAGGGTGCGCGCGTGAGCAAGTCCGGCAAAGGGCGCGCCCCGGAGGGCGTGCAGGTCGTCGCCACCAACCGCCGCGCGCGCTTCGACTTCGAGGTCGAGGAGAGCTACGAGGCGGGCCTGGCGCTGACCGGCAGCGAGGTGAAGTCGCTCCGGGCGGGGAACCTCTCCCTGTCCGACGCCTACGCGCAGCCGCGGGGCGACGAGCTCTTCCTCTTCAACTGCCGGATCGGGGAGTACTCGGCCGCCGCGCAGTTCGGGCACGCGCCGCTGCGCGAGCGCAAGCTGCTCA containing:
- the smpB gene encoding SsrA-binding protein SmpB, which gives rise to MSKSGKGRAPEGVQVVATNRRARFDFEVEESYEAGLALTGSEVKSLRAGNLSLSDAYAQPRGDELFLFNCRIGEYSAAAQFGHAPLRERKLLMKRAEIEKIRVNVEQRGYTLVPLSLYFKQGWAKVELGLAKGRKHEDRRNAIAERETKREMDRAMSRKRR